A window of Hevea brasiliensis isolate MT/VB/25A 57/8 chromosome 14, ASM3005281v1, whole genome shotgun sequence contains these coding sequences:
- the LOC110650626 gene encoding receptor-like cytoplasmic kinase 176 isoform X1 — translation MGSCISTRTNPETDRHHGANAETDLHHVPSLPQTEGGIIKAANLECFCFSELAAATGHFNKENLLGLGEFGVVYRGWIDEHSLKATSPTKGMAIAVKKLRHDSCQGQQEWLTEIKYLGQLCHPNLVKLIGYCLEDKNRLLVYEFMPKGSLDRHLFEAGDSTFQILSWDQRIKVALSIAKALAFLHHEVHAIHRDVKTSNILLDLNYNAKLSDFGLAKDGSVNSRSHVTARVLGTEGYYAPEYMESGHLSTRCEVYSFGVVLLELLCGRPAIDTERPDEETNLVQWARPCLDNAYTIFRILDARSLGHFSKYSVLKTAKLASLCVLSEPTSRPTMKEVVEALEKLQEPNENEGSSDRVSKSKSNKMQYATQPCRVKPNSYPA, via the exons ATGGGTTCGTGCATCAGTACAAGAACCAATCCCGAGACGGATCGTCATCATGGTGCCAATGCCGAGACGGATCTTCATCATG TGCCTTCACTTCCTCAGACAGAGGGTGGGATCATAAAAGCAGCCAATTTGGAGTGCTTTTGCTTCAGTGAACTGGCAGCAGCCACAGGACACTTCAATAAAGAGAATTTGTTGGGTTTGGGAGAGTTCGGTGTTGTCTACAGAGGATggattgatgagcattcactaaaGGCTACAAGTCCTACGAAGGGCATGGCTATTGCTGTAAAGAAGCTTAGGCATGACAGTTGCCAGGGTCAACAAGAATGGTTG ACAGAAATCAAATACCTGGGGCAGCTGTGTCATCCAAATCTTGTGAAATTGATCGGTTATTGCTTAGAGGATAAAAACCGGCTTCTAGTATACGAGTTTATGCCAAAAGGCAGCTTGGATAGACATCTATTTGAAG CAGGAGATTCTACCTTCCAAATACTCTCTTGGGATCAACGAATAAAAGTTGCTCTCAGCATTGCTAAGGCGCTAGCATTTCTCCATCATGAGGTGCACGCAATACATCGAGATGTTAAGACTTCCAATATCCTGCTTGATTTG AACTATAATGCTAAACTCAGTGACTTTGGGTTGGCCAAGGATGGGTCTGTCAACAGTAGAAGCCATGTTACAGCAAGGGTTTTGGGTACTGAAGGGTATTATGCTCCTGAGTATATGGAGTCAG GTCATCTATCAACAAGATGTGAAGTATATAGTTTTGGGGTTGTTCTACTGGAATTGTTATGTGGCAGGCCAGCCATAGACACAGAAAGGCCAGACGAGGAAACGAACTTGGTCCAGTGGGCAAGGCCTTGCCTTGACAATGCATACACTATTTTCCGGATTCTGGATGCTAGAAGCTTGGgccatttttcaaaatacagtGTGCTAAAAACAGCTAAATTAGCATCTCTATGCGTCTTATCAGAACCAACGTCTAGACCAACCATGAAAGAAGTGGTAGAAGCCTTGGAAAAACTTCAAGAACCCAATGAAAATGAGGGATCTAGTGACAGAGTGTCCAAATCAAAGAGTAACAAAATGCAGTATGCCACCCAGCCTTGTCGTGTGAAACCGAACAGCTACCCAGCCTAG
- the LOC110650626 gene encoding receptor-like cytoplasmic kinase 176 isoform X2: MGSCISTRTNPETDRHHGANAETDLHHVPSLPQTEGGIIKAANLECFCFSELAAATGHFNKENLLGLGEFGVVYRGWIDEHSLKATSPTKGMAIAVKKLRHDSCQGQQEWLTEIKYLGQLCHPNLVKLIGYCLEDKNRLLVYEFMPKGSLDRHLFEGDSTFQILSWDQRIKVALSIAKALAFLHHEVHAIHRDVKTSNILLDLNYNAKLSDFGLAKDGSVNSRSHVTARVLGTEGYYAPEYMESGHLSTRCEVYSFGVVLLELLCGRPAIDTERPDEETNLVQWARPCLDNAYTIFRILDARSLGHFSKYSVLKTAKLASLCVLSEPTSRPTMKEVVEALEKLQEPNENEGSSDRVSKSKSNKMQYATQPCRVKPNSYPA; encoded by the exons ATGGGTTCGTGCATCAGTACAAGAACCAATCCCGAGACGGATCGTCATCATGGTGCCAATGCCGAGACGGATCTTCATCATG TGCCTTCACTTCCTCAGACAGAGGGTGGGATCATAAAAGCAGCCAATTTGGAGTGCTTTTGCTTCAGTGAACTGGCAGCAGCCACAGGACACTTCAATAAAGAGAATTTGTTGGGTTTGGGAGAGTTCGGTGTTGTCTACAGAGGATggattgatgagcattcactaaaGGCTACAAGTCCTACGAAGGGCATGGCTATTGCTGTAAAGAAGCTTAGGCATGACAGTTGCCAGGGTCAACAAGAATGGTTG ACAGAAATCAAATACCTGGGGCAGCTGTGTCATCCAAATCTTGTGAAATTGATCGGTTATTGCTTAGAGGATAAAAACCGGCTTCTAGTATACGAGTTTATGCCAAAAGGCAGCTTGGATAGACATCTATTTGAAG GAGATTCTACCTTCCAAATACTCTCTTGGGATCAACGAATAAAAGTTGCTCTCAGCATTGCTAAGGCGCTAGCATTTCTCCATCATGAGGTGCACGCAATACATCGAGATGTTAAGACTTCCAATATCCTGCTTGATTTG AACTATAATGCTAAACTCAGTGACTTTGGGTTGGCCAAGGATGGGTCTGTCAACAGTAGAAGCCATGTTACAGCAAGGGTTTTGGGTACTGAAGGGTATTATGCTCCTGAGTATATGGAGTCAG GTCATCTATCAACAAGATGTGAAGTATATAGTTTTGGGGTTGTTCTACTGGAATTGTTATGTGGCAGGCCAGCCATAGACACAGAAAGGCCAGACGAGGAAACGAACTTGGTCCAGTGGGCAAGGCCTTGCCTTGACAATGCATACACTATTTTCCGGATTCTGGATGCTAGAAGCTTGGgccatttttcaaaatacagtGTGCTAAAAACAGCTAAATTAGCATCTCTATGCGTCTTATCAGAACCAACGTCTAGACCAACCATGAAAGAAGTGGTAGAAGCCTTGGAAAAACTTCAAGAACCCAATGAAAATGAGGGATCTAGTGACAGAGTGTCCAAATCAAAGAGTAACAAAATGCAGTATGCCACCCAGCCTTGTCGTGTGAAACCGAACAGCTACCCAGCCTAG
- the LOC110650628 gene encoding exocyst complex component EXO70H1-like: MILSETPKSNHTTMARKGWSTLLFSSSKTLSSFNSFPSSSFPSSPAVHKFTESMMEENIENAESIIRKWDPDSAAVTHVTSLFHQRKEAKEFLKSVKDLRLAMHFLVSEHSASDKLVLAQNLMQIAMKRLEKELYQILSAHRDQLDPESLSGLSSDGSSNFEDDDEIGSEEEIKIAGESITKVEREATNAMSDLRSIAHCMISAGYGKECIKIYKLIRKSIVDEGLYLLGVEKFRSSQIQKMNWEALEHLTKNWLNAVKIAVKTLFGGEKALCDHVFSASQTIRESCFTDITKEGATNLFRFPELIAKCKKTPERIFLLMELHEALSNLWPEIELTFNSESTSEIKSQAFSSLQRLGESVRAILFDFESTIQKDSSKTTVLGGGIHPLTRKVINFLSVLSDYGGILSEIFADSSPPLPESYFESPTFDDGSTPAISVLLAWLILVLLCKLDTKAELYRDVSLSYLFLANNLQFIIEKVCTTHLKVLLGEDWVVKHAKKVKQYAANYETMAWNKVFSSLPERNSPELLPEAAKECFRRFNAAFEEAYKKQTSWIVPDGNLRDGLKVSIAKKLVPAYREFSEKYLVMLNGEKNLELLVRFSPDDLGNYLSDLFHGVAISDSSPSSSSRRCIPR; this comes from the coding sequence ATGATTCTCTCAGAGACTCCTAAGAGTAATCATACAACTATGGCAAGAAAAGGGTGGTCAACTCTATTATTTTCATCCTCAAAAACTCTTTCATCTTTTAATTCCTTTCCAAGCTCTTCTTTTCCCTCCTCTCCTGCTGTTCACAAGTTCACTGAATCCATGATGGAAGAGAACATTGAAAATGCAGAGTCAATAATCAGGAAATGGGACCCTGACTCCGCAGCAGTCACCCATGTTACCTCCCTATTCCACCAGAGAAAAGAAGCAAAAGAGTTCCTCAAAAGTGTCAAAGACCTTCGCCTAGCCATGCACTTCCTGGTGTCTGAACATTCAGCCTCTGATAAGcttgttcttgctcaaaacctcaTGCAAATTGCCATGAAAAGACTTGAAAAAGAATTGTATCAGATTCTGTCTGCACATCGTGACCAACTTGATCCCGAGTCTCTTTCAGGTCTATCATCGGATGGCTCTAGCAATTTTGAAGATGATGATGAGATTGGTTCTGAAGAAGAGATTAAAATAGCTGGTGAATCAATCACTAAGGTTGAAAGAGAGGCAACAAACGCCAtgtctgatctcaggtcaatagCTCATTGTATGATAAGTGCTGGCTATGGTAAAGAGTGTATCAAAATATACAAGCTCATCAGAAAATCCATAGTTGATGAAGGACTCTATCTTCTTGGAGTTGAAAAGTTCAGGTCTTCTCAAATTCAAAAAATGAATTGGGAAGCTCTTGAGCATCTGACCAAGAACTGGCTGAATGCAGTAAAGATTGCAGTGAAAACACTGTTTGGTGGAGAAAAAGCTCTCTGCGATCATGTTTTTTCTGCATCCCAAACTATCAGAGAATCATGCTTCACTGATATTACCAAAGAAGGTGCAACAAATCTATTCAGATTTCCTGAACTCATCGCTAAGTGCAAGAAAACACCAGAAAGAATTTTCCTGCTAATGGAACTTCATGAAGCTCTCTCCAATCTTTGGCCAGAGATTGAATTGACATTCAACTCTGAATCAACCTCAGAAATTAAATCGCAAGCTTTTTCATCACTTCAGAGACTTGGCGAATCAGTTCGTGCTATTTTATTTGACTTTGAATCAACAATTCAAAAGGACTCGTCAAAAACTACTGTTCTTGGTGGTGGTATTCACCCGCTGACTAGAAAAGTGATTAATTTCCTATCTGTGCTTTCAGATTATGGTGGGATTCTCTCTGAAATTTTCGCGGATTCTTCACCACCATTGCCTGAATCTTACTTCGAGAGTCCCACCTTTGATGATGGTTCAACCCCAGCAATCTCAGTCCTCCTGGCTTGGCTCATTCTAGTTCTTTTATGCAAGCTTGACACTAAAGCAGAATTATACAGAGATGTGTCTTTGTCATATCTATTCCTCGCAAACAATCTTCAATTTATCATTGAAAAGGTCTGCACAACTCACCTGAAGGTCCTGCTAGGCGAGGATTGGGTCGTCAAGCATGCCAAGAAGGTTAAACAATATGCAGCCAACTATGAAACAATGGCTTGGAATAAAGTCTTCTCATCTTTACCAGAGAGAAATTCTCCAGAACTATTGCCAGAAGCAGCAAAAGAATGTTTTCGCAGGTTTAATGCAGCTTTTGAAGAAGCATATAAGAAACAGACATCATGGATTGTACCAGATGGGAATTTAAGGGATGGATTGAAGGTATCCATAGCCAAAAAACTTGTACCAGCTTATAGAGAATTTTCTGAAAAGTATTTGGTGAtgttgaatggagagaagaatcTGGAGTTGTTGGTGAGGTTTAGTCCTGATGATCTGGGGAACTATCTGTCAGATTTGTTTCATGGAGTTGCAATTTCAGATAGTTCCCCATCATCTTCATCGCGACGATGTATACCCCGGTGA